A region of Streptomyces sp. NBC_01788 DNA encodes the following proteins:
- a CDS encoding type I polyketide synthase: MPEPEQNQQEKVVDYLRRVTNDLRRARRRIGELESRDTEPVAIVGMSCRLPGGVSSPESLWDLVESGGDAISGFPADRGWDIEALTGKGEGSSSTHEGGFLYEATDFDAGFFGISPREATAMDPQQRLLLEVSWEALERSGIAPTSLRGSSTGVFVGSYHWGAPSADTAAELHGHALTGTAASVLSGRLSYVYGLEGPAVTVDTACSSSLVALHMAAQSLRRGESSLAVVGGVTILAEPSVFVEFSAQGGLAPDGRCKAFSDEADGTGWGEGVGVLVVERLSDAVRNGHRVLAVLRGSAVNQDGASNGLTAPSGRAQEQVIRQALSNSGLTGADVDVVEAHGTGTRLGDPIEAGALLATYGQEHDPEQPLWLGSLKSNIGHTQAAAGVAGVIKMVMALRHGVLPATLHAASPSTHVDWESGHVRLLDETAAWPETGRPRRAAVSSFGISGTNAHAVLEQAPVPAEDAGAEEAPRQPAVVPAALPWPLSAHSGQALRDQAAALVTRLDADTEPRPQDVGHSLLTSRALLERRAVVVASGRDDLLTGSRALAEGQSWSGLVEGAADVDGRTVFVFPGQGSQWVGMGAQLLDESPVFAERIAECAAALAEFTDWNLVDVLRGVEGAPTLERVDVVQPVSFAVMVSLAAVWRAQGVEPDAVVGHSQGEIAAAVVSGALSLRDGARVVALRSQAIGRSLAGRGGMMSVALPVADVEARLEAFGGRVSVAAENGPRSCVVSGEPGALDELSDLLTAEDVRVRRVPVDYASHSHHVEDLHDEILQLLAEVEPSAPRIPLFSTVTGDWLETTVMDAGYWYRSLRGRVLFADAVRGLIAAEHRAFIEVSSHPVLAMSVQDMLDDAQVAGVASGTLRRDNGGLDRFLLSAAQVFVRGVHVDWAPLFEGTGATRVDLPTYAFQHERYWISRAVVDRSATAPMDAEFWAAVEQADVSALTDALGTDEQSVAAILPGLASWRRTRGERSTVDSWRYRVTWEPLAQIPRATLDGTWLLVSADGVDDTDVAAALETGGAQVRRLVLDETCTDPAVLRERLTDTDGLTGIVSVLADAEQDSARHPGLTLGLALSVSLAQALGEAGVTAPLWFLTRGAFSTGPSDTVNRPLQSQVAGLGWTVAVEHPRRWGGVVDLPETLDARAAQRLAAALAGALGDDDQLAVRPAGVLARRIVRASGDTRRKARSWKPRGTTLVTGGSGTLAPGLARHLSAHGAEHLVLLSRRGADAPGAAELAAELRAAGTETQFVACDITDRDAVAALLDGLKAEGRTVRTVVHTAAVIELSALADTTVDAFAEVVHAKVSGARILDELLDDEELDDFVLYSSTAGMWGSGAHAAYVAGNAYLSALAEQRRARGARATSIHWGKWPDDLERELADPHQIRRSGLEYLDPELALTALQRVMEDDETVIGLMDIDWGTYFDVFTAGRPSHLFDRIPEVARLLADRAAPAVTATASSGLAARLQGVSAAEQDRIVLALVREETAAVLGHASADTVPERRAFRDIGFDSVTAVDLRNRLVAASGLTLPSTMVFDHPNAVALAAFLKATALGITGTAGDRPAAAVTAGDDDPIAIVGMSCRFPGGANTPEELLRLALDGADVISEFPAERGWDAHGLYDPDPDRQGRTYSVHGGFLHEAAGFDPGFFGISPREALAMDPQQRLLLETSWEALERAGIDPESLRSTATGAFFGASYQDYSSSVQNGTEGTEVHMMTGTAASVLSGRVSYLLGLEGPAVTVDTACSSSLVAMHLACQSLRSGESSLALAGGAAIMATPHAFVGFSRQRALAGNGRCKPFAEAADGMTLAEGVGVVLLEKLSDARRNGHEVLAVIRGSAINQDGASNGLTAPNGVSQQRVIRQALANAGLGAADVDVVEAHGTGTKLGDPIEAGALLATYGQGRDGGQPLLLGSVKSNIGHTQAAAGAAGVIKMVMAMQAGELPGTLHIDEPSSHVDWTSGAVTLLRERTAWPAAEDRPRRAGVSSFGISGTNAHLLLEQAPPAEEPAAQPVEEPAQDAPLVPWLLSAKSAQALREQASRLLTSTAGATAAAARVGHALATTRSTFDHRAVVLGSRPEDFARGLEAVVSSVSAPGVVTGTAGPDSAGPVFVYPGQGSQWWGMGRELLATSEVFRTAVDDCAAALAPYTDWSLHEVLAGEGDPELLERVDVVQPALFSMMVALTALWRAHGVEPAAVVGHSQGEIAAACVAGALSLEDAALVVALRSQALPQLSGLGGMMSVSAPAERVTELLQPWGEALSIAAVNGPSSVIVSGDADALDELLETCREQNVRARKVSVDYASHGRHVEAVRDELARVLAPVSPRTPEVPFYSTVTGARLDEAAFDGSYWYTNLRQTVLMEDATRALVAAGHRVFVEISPHPVLAAPIQETQESLAEDAVEVAETAAVLGTLRRDDGDRRRFLTSLAEAHTHGIAVDWTTVFDRPAYAPVDLPTYPFQRQDFWPEPKAAAAGTADASDAAFWELVESQDLAALAGELGIPADDGASRLGDVLPALSAWRTRSLTRSRVDALRYHVEWNRVAEPGTSRPAGRLLAVISPDHAGAPWVAAVLDALGPDTVRFEAKGTDRAAWAAQLAQLREDEGEFHAVVSLLAAAEALHTDFGSVPLGLAQTLALVQALGDAELTAPLWCLTRGGVAAGRGDVLSSPVQGALWGLGRVIGLEHPDRWGGLVDLPETVDSRAAARLTGLLADAGGEDQLAIRGSGVLARRLAHAAPAVPGSGKRPPVRGSVLVTGGTGGIGGRVARRLAEQGAEHLVLTSRRGADAPGAAELRAELQQLGVRVTIAACDAADRDALAALLAGLPEDAPLTAVFHSAGVAHGDAPVADLTIDQLDALMRAKLTAAGHLHELTAGLDLDAFVMFSSGAAVWGSGGQPGYAAANAYLDALAEHRRSLGLTAASVAWGTWGEVGMATDPEVHDRLVRQGVLAMEPEHALGALDQMLENDDTAAAVTLMDWELFAPAFTANRPSALLSTVPEAVSALTDEGPAAADGSGAAVPPLRARLDGLPTAERGRALVEAVRAEASATLGHDSPDAVPASRAFRDVGFDSVTAVELRNRLRSALGLPLPAALVFDYPNPTALAQHIGSLLYGTAPDDADTGRADDPDARIREALATVPIGRLRKAGLLDMVLKLAESDDVEDSAPADDDTADSLDDMDAEELLRLAAQNSAN; the protein is encoded by the coding sequence GAACCAGCAGGAAAAAGTTGTCGACTACCTTCGCCGGGTCACCAACGATCTGCGGCGCGCCCGCCGCCGTATAGGCGAGTTGGAATCCCGCGACACCGAGCCCGTCGCGATCGTCGGAATGAGCTGCCGGCTGCCCGGCGGAGTGAGCTCGCCGGAATCCCTGTGGGACCTCGTGGAATCCGGCGGCGACGCCATTTCCGGATTTCCCGCCGACCGCGGCTGGGACATCGAGGCGCTCACTGGAAAGGGAGAGGGAAGCAGCTCCACGCACGAGGGCGGATTCCTCTACGAGGCCACCGACTTCGACGCCGGTTTCTTCGGCATATCGCCGCGCGAGGCGACCGCCATGGACCCGCAGCAGCGCCTGCTGCTCGAAGTCTCCTGGGAGGCCCTGGAGCGGTCCGGCATCGCCCCCACCTCCCTGCGCGGCAGCTCGACCGGCGTGTTCGTGGGCTCCTACCACTGGGGCGCCCCCTCCGCCGACACCGCCGCCGAACTCCACGGCCACGCCCTGACCGGCACCGCCGCCAGCGTGCTGTCCGGCCGTCTCTCCTACGTCTACGGTCTCGAGGGCCCGGCGGTCACCGTCGACACCGCCTGCTCGTCCTCCCTCGTCGCCCTGCACATGGCGGCCCAGTCGCTGCGCCGAGGGGAGTCCTCGCTCGCCGTCGTCGGCGGCGTCACCATCCTCGCCGAGCCCTCCGTCTTCGTGGAGTTCAGCGCCCAGGGCGGCCTGGCCCCCGACGGCCGCTGCAAGGCGTTCTCCGACGAGGCCGACGGCACCGGCTGGGGCGAGGGCGTCGGCGTCCTCGTCGTCGAACGGCTCTCCGACGCCGTCCGCAACGGCCACCGCGTGCTCGCCGTGCTGCGCGGCTCCGCCGTCAACCAGGACGGCGCCTCCAACGGCCTGACCGCCCCGAGCGGCCGCGCCCAGGAACAGGTCATCCGCCAGGCCCTGAGCAACTCCGGCCTCACCGGTGCCGACGTCGACGTCGTCGAGGCGCACGGCACCGGCACCCGGCTGGGCGACCCCATCGAGGCAGGGGCCCTGCTCGCCACCTACGGCCAGGAGCACGACCCCGAACAGCCCCTGTGGCTGGGCTCACTGAAGTCCAACATCGGCCACACCCAGGCCGCCGCGGGCGTCGCAGGCGTCATCAAGATGGTCATGGCGCTGCGCCACGGCGTACTGCCCGCGACCCTGCACGCCGCGTCGCCCTCCACCCACGTCGACTGGGAGTCGGGCCACGTCCGCCTCCTGGACGAGACCGCCGCCTGGCCGGAGACCGGCCGTCCGCGCCGGGCCGCGGTGTCCTCGTTCGGCATCAGCGGCACCAACGCCCACGCCGTCCTGGAGCAGGCCCCCGTGCCCGCCGAGGACGCCGGGGCCGAGGAAGCCCCGCGGCAGCCCGCCGTCGTGCCGGCTGCCCTGCCGTGGCCGCTCTCCGCCCACTCCGGGCAGGCGCTTCGCGACCAGGCCGCCGCCCTCGTCACCCGCCTCGACGCCGACACCGAGCCGCGCCCCCAGGACGTCGGCCACAGCCTGCTCACCTCCCGGGCCCTGCTGGAGCGCCGGGCCGTCGTCGTCGCGTCCGGCCGGGACGACCTGCTCACCGGCAGCCGCGCGCTGGCCGAGGGCCAGTCCTGGAGCGGACTCGTCGAGGGCGCCGCCGACGTCGACGGTCGTACCGTCTTCGTGTTCCCCGGTCAGGGTTCGCAGTGGGTGGGCATGGGTGCCCAGCTCCTGGACGAGTCGCCGGTGTTCGCGGAGCGGATCGCCGAGTGCGCCGCCGCGCTGGCCGAGTTCACCGACTGGAACCTCGTCGACGTGCTGCGGGGCGTGGAGGGCGCTCCGACGCTGGAGCGCGTCGATGTGGTTCAGCCCGTGTCGTTCGCGGTGATGGTGTCGCTGGCCGCGGTGTGGCGTGCGCAGGGTGTGGAGCCGGACGCGGTGGTGGGTCACTCGCAGGGTGAGATCGCCGCCGCCGTGGTGTCCGGTGCGCTGTCGTTGCGTGACGGTGCGCGGGTGGTGGCGCTGCGCAGCCAGGCCATCGGGCGCAGCCTCGCCGGCCGGGGCGGGATGATGTCGGTGGCGCTGCCCGTCGCGGATGTGGAGGCCCGTCTCGAGGCGTTCGGCGGGCGGGTGTCCGTCGCCGCCGAGAACGGCCCCCGCTCCTGCGTGGTCTCCGGCGAACCCGGCGCCCTGGACGAGCTGTCCGACCTGCTCACCGCCGAGGACGTGCGCGTGCGCCGCGTCCCCGTGGACTACGCCTCGCACTCCCACCACGTCGAGGACCTGCACGACGAGATCCTTCAGCTGCTGGCCGAGGTGGAGCCGTCCGCGCCGCGGATCCCGCTGTTCTCCACGGTCACCGGCGACTGGCTCGAGACCACCGTCATGGACGCCGGCTACTGGTACCGCAGCCTGCGCGGACGGGTCCTGTTCGCGGACGCCGTGCGCGGCCTGATCGCCGCCGAGCACCGCGCCTTCATCGAGGTCAGCTCCCACCCCGTCCTCGCCATGTCCGTCCAGGACATGCTCGACGACGCCCAAGTGGCGGGCGTGGCCTCCGGCACCCTGCGCCGCGACAACGGCGGCCTCGACCGCTTCCTGCTGTCCGCCGCCCAGGTGTTCGTCCGCGGCGTCCACGTCGACTGGGCCCCGCTGTTCGAGGGCACCGGCGCGACCCGCGTCGACCTGCCCACGTACGCCTTCCAGCACGAGCGCTACTGGATCAGCCGTGCCGTCGTGGACCGTTCGGCCACCGCGCCGATGGACGCCGAGTTCTGGGCGGCCGTCGAGCAGGCGGACGTCTCCGCCCTCACCGATGCGCTCGGCACGGACGAGCAGTCCGTCGCCGCGATCCTTCCCGGCCTCGCCTCCTGGCGCCGCACCCGCGGCGAGCGCTCCACCGTCGACTCCTGGCGCTACCGGGTCACCTGGGAGCCGCTGGCCCAGATCCCCCGCGCCACCCTCGACGGCACCTGGCTGCTGGTGTCCGCCGACGGCGTCGACGACACCGACGTCGCCGCAGCGCTGGAGACGGGTGGTGCCCAGGTGCGCCGCCTCGTCCTCGACGAGACCTGCACCGACCCCGCCGTCCTGCGTGAGCGCCTCACGGACACGGACGGCCTGACCGGCATCGTCTCCGTACTCGCCGACGCCGAACAGGACTCCGCCCGCCACCCCGGACTGACCCTCGGGCTCGCGCTGTCCGTGTCGCTGGCGCAGGCCCTCGGCGAGGCCGGCGTCACCGCCCCGCTGTGGTTCCTGACCCGCGGCGCCTTCTCCACCGGCCCGTCCGACACCGTCAACCGGCCGCTGCAGAGCCAGGTCGCCGGTCTCGGCTGGACCGTCGCCGTCGAGCACCCCCGCCGCTGGGGCGGCGTCGTCGACCTGCCCGAGACGCTCGACGCCCGTGCCGCACAGCGGCTCGCTGCCGCACTCGCCGGGGCGCTCGGCGACGACGACCAGCTCGCCGTCCGTCCCGCAGGCGTGCTCGCCCGCCGCATCGTCCGTGCGAGCGGCGACACCCGCCGCAAGGCCCGCTCCTGGAAGCCGCGCGGCACCACCCTGGTCACCGGCGGCTCCGGCACCCTCGCCCCCGGACTCGCCCGCCACCTGTCCGCCCACGGCGCCGAGCACCTCGTGCTGCTCAGCCGCCGCGGCGCGGACGCGCCCGGCGCGGCCGAACTCGCCGCCGAACTTCGAGCGGCGGGCACCGAGACGCAGTTCGTGGCCTGCGACATCACCGACCGCGACGCCGTCGCCGCCCTCCTGGACGGACTGAAGGCCGAGGGCCGCACCGTCCGCACGGTCGTGCACACCGCCGCCGTCATCGAGCTGTCCGCCCTCGCCGACACCACCGTCGACGCGTTCGCCGAGGTCGTGCACGCCAAGGTCAGCGGCGCCCGGATCCTCGACGAACTCCTCGACGACGAGGAGCTGGACGACTTCGTCCTGTACTCCTCCACCGCCGGCATGTGGGGCAGCGGCGCGCACGCCGCCTACGTCGCGGGCAACGCCTACCTGTCCGCGCTCGCCGAACAGCGCCGCGCCCGCGGCGCCCGCGCCACCTCCATCCACTGGGGCAAGTGGCCCGACGACCTCGAACGCGAGCTGGCCGACCCGCACCAGATCCGCCGCAGCGGCCTCGAGTACCTCGACCCCGAGCTGGCGCTGACCGCCCTCCAGCGCGTCATGGAGGACGACGAGACCGTCATCGGCCTCATGGACATCGACTGGGGCACGTACTTCGACGTCTTCACCGCGGGACGCCCCTCGCACCTGTTCGACCGGATCCCCGAGGTCGCGCGGCTGCTGGCCGACCGGGCCGCGCCCGCCGTCACGGCCACCGCGAGCAGCGGCCTGGCCGCCCGCCTGCAGGGCGTGTCCGCCGCCGAGCAGGACCGGATCGTGCTCGCCCTGGTCCGCGAGGAGACCGCCGCCGTCCTCGGCCACGCCTCCGCCGACACCGTCCCGGAGCGCCGCGCCTTCCGCGACATCGGCTTCGACTCGGTGACCGCCGTCGACCTGCGCAACCGCCTTGTCGCCGCGTCCGGGCTCACCCTGCCGTCCACCATGGTCTTCGACCACCCCAACGCCGTCGCGCTCGCCGCGTTCCTCAAGGCCACCGCGCTCGGCATCACCGGCACGGCCGGCGACCGGCCCGCCGCCGCGGTCACCGCCGGCGACGACGACCCGATCGCCATCGTCGGCATGAGCTGCCGCTTCCCCGGCGGCGCGAACACCCCGGAGGAGCTGCTGCGGCTCGCCCTCGACGGCGCCGACGTCATCTCCGAGTTCCCCGCCGAACGCGGCTGGGACGCCCACGGCCTGTACGACCCGGACCCCGACCGGCAGGGCCGCACCTACTCCGTGCACGGCGGGTTCCTCCACGAGGCGGCCGGCTTCGACCCCGGTTTCTTCGGCATCTCGCCCCGCGAGGCGCTCGCCATGGACCCGCAGCAGCGGCTGCTCCTGGAGACCTCCTGGGAAGCCCTGGAGCGGGCCGGCATCGACCCCGAGTCGCTGCGCTCCACCGCCACCGGCGCCTTCTTCGGCGCCAGCTACCAGGACTACTCCAGCAGCGTCCAGAACGGCACCGAGGGCACCGAGGTGCACATGATGACCGGCACCGCGGCCAGCGTGCTGTCCGGCCGTGTCTCCTACCTGCTCGGCCTGGAGGGCCCCGCGGTCACCGTCGACACCGCCTGCTCCTCCTCCCTGGTCGCGATGCACCTGGCCTGCCAGTCCCTGCGCAGCGGCGAGAGCAGCCTCGCCCTGGCCGGCGGCGCCGCCATCATGGCCACCCCGCACGCGTTCGTCGGCTTCAGCCGGCAGCGCGCGCTGGCCGGGAACGGCCGCTGCAAGCCGTTCGCCGAGGCCGCCGACGGCATGACCCTCGCCGAGGGCGTCGGCGTCGTCCTGCTGGAGAAGCTCTCCGACGCCCGCCGCAACGGCCACGAGGTCCTCGCCGTCATCCGCGGCTCCGCCATCAACCAGGACGGCGCCTCCAACGGCCTCACCGCCCCCAACGGCGTCTCCCAGCAGCGCGTCATCCGCCAGGCCCTCGCCAACGCCGGACTCGGGGCCGCCGACGTCGACGTGGTCGAGGCACACGGCACCGGCACCAAGCTCGGCGACCCCATCGAGGCCGGCGCCCTGCTCGCCACCTACGGCCAGGGCCGCGACGGCGGACAGCCGCTGCTGCTCGGCTCGGTGAAGTCCAACATCGGCCACACCCAGGCCGCCGCGGGCGCCGCCGGCGTCATCAAGATGGTGATGGCCATGCAGGCGGGCGAACTGCCCGGCACCCTGCACATCGACGAGCCCTCCAGCCACGTCGACTGGACCTCGGGCGCCGTCACCCTGCTGCGCGAGCGCACCGCCTGGCCGGCCGCCGAGGACCGCCCGCGCCGGGCCGGTGTCTCCTCCTTCGGCATCAGTGGCACCAACGCCCACCTCCTCCTGGAGCAGGCGCCGCCCGCCGAGGAGCCCGCCGCACAGCCCGTCGAGGAGCCCGCCCAGGACGCTCCGCTCGTCCCCTGGCTGCTGTCCGCCAAGTCCGCGCAGGCGCTGCGCGAGCAGGCGTCCCGGCTGCTGACCTCGACGGCCGGCGCCACCGCCGCGGCCGCCCGCGTCGGACACGCCCTGGCCACCACCCGGTCCACCTTCGACCACCGCGCCGTCGTCCTCGGCAGCCGGCCCGAGGACTTCGCCCGCGGCCTGGAGGCCGTGGTGTCCTCCGTGTCCGCCCCCGGCGTCGTCACCGGCACCGCGGGACCGGACTCCGCCGGACCCGTCTTCGTCTACCCGGGCCAGGGCTCCCAGTGGTGGGGCATGGGCCGCGAACTCCTCGCCACCTCCGAGGTGTTCCGCACCGCAGTCGACGACTGCGCCGCCGCGCTCGCCCCGTACACCGACTGGTCCCTGCACGAGGTGCTGGCCGGTGAGGGCGACCCGGAGCTGCTCGAGCGCGTGGACGTGGTCCAGCCCGCCCTGTTCTCGATGATGGTCGCCCTCACCGCGCTGTGGCGGGCGCACGGCGTCGAACCGGCCGCCGTCGTCGGCCACTCGCAGGGCGAGATCGCCGCCGCCTGCGTCGCCGGGGCGCTCAGCCTGGAGGACGCCGCCCTCGTCGTCGCGCTGCGCAGCCAGGCCCTGCCCCAGCTGTCCGGGCTCGGCGGCATGATGTCCGTCTCCGCGCCCGCCGAACGCGTCACCGAGCTCCTCCAGCCGTGGGGCGAGGCGCTGTCCATCGCCGCCGTCAACGGCCCCTCCTCGGTGATCGTCTCCGGCGACGCCGACGCCCTCGACGAACTCCTCGAAACCTGCCGCGAGCAGAACGTACGGGCCCGCAAGGTGTCCGTGGACTACGCCTCGCACGGCCGGCACGTCGAGGCCGTGCGCGACGAACTCGCCCGCGTCCTCGCCCCCGTCAGCCCCCGCACCCCCGAGGTGCCGTTCTACTCGACCGTCACCGGCGCCCGGCTCGACGAGGCGGCCTTCGACGGCTCCTACTGGTACACCAACCTGCGGCAGACGGTGCTGATGGAGGACGCCACCCGCGCCCTCGTCGCCGCCGGACACCGCGTGTTCGTGGAGATCAGCCCGCACCCGGTGCTGGCCGCCCCGATCCAGGAGACGCAGGAGAGCCTCGCCGAGGACGCGGTGGAGGTGGCCGAGACCGCCGCCGTCCTCGGCACGCTGCGCCGCGACGACGGCGACCGCCGCCGGTTCCTCACCTCGCTCGCCGAGGCGCACACCCACGGCATCGCCGTCGACTGGACCACCGTTTTCGACCGCCCCGCGTACGCGCCGGTCGACCTGCCCACCTACCCCTTCCAGCGGCAGGACTTCTGGCCCGAGCCGAAGGCCGCCGCCGCGGGCACCGCCGACGCCTCCGACGCCGCGTTCTGGGAACTGGTCGAGAGCCAGGACCTCGCCGCGCTCGCCGGTGAACTCGGCATCCCCGCCGACGACGGCGCCTCCCGGCTCGGCGACGTGCTGCCCGCGCTGTCCGCCTGGCGCACCCGCTCCCTCACCCGCTCACGTGTGGACGCCCTGCGCTACCACGTCGAGTGGAACCGCGTCGCCGAACCCGGCACCTCCCGGCCCGCCGGCCGGCTCCTTGCGGTGATCTCACCGGACCACGCGGGCGCCCCCTGGGTCGCCGCCGTCCTCGACGCGCTCGGCCCGGACACCGTCCGGTTCGAGGCCAAGGGCACCGACCGGGCCGCCTGGGCCGCGCAGCTCGCCCAGCTCCGCGAGGACGAGGGGGAGTTCCACGCCGTGGTCTCCCTGCTCGCCGCAGCCGAAGCACTCCACACCGACTTCGGATCCGTGCCGCTCGGCCTCGCCCAGACCCTCGCCCTCGTCCAGGCCCTCGGCGACGCGGAGCTCACCGCGCCCCTGTGGTGCCTGACCCGGGGCGGTGTCGCCGCCGGCCGCGGCGACGTCCTCAGCAGCCCCGTGCAGGGCGCGCTGTGGGGCCTCGGCCGCGTCATCGGCCTCGAACACCCCGACCGGTGGGGCGGTCTCGTCGACCTGCCGGAGACGGTCGACTCCCGGGCCGCCGCCCGGCTCACCGGACTGCTCGCCGACGCGGGCGGCGAGGACCAGCTCGCGATCCGCGGGTCGGGCGTGCTCGCCCGCCGCCTCGCCCACGCCGCCCCGGCCGTACCCGGCTCCGGGAAGCGCCCGCCGGTCCGCGGCTCCGTCCTCGTCACCGGCGGCACCGGCGGCATCGGCGGCCGGGTCGCCCGCCGCCTCGCCGAGCAGGGCGCCGAACACCTGGTGCTGACCAGCAGGCGCGGCGCCGACGCCCCGGGAGCGGCCGAACTCCGCGCCGAACTGCAGCAGTTGGGCGTCCGGGTGACCATCGCCGCGTGCGACGCCGCCGACCGGGACGCGCTCGCCGCGCTCCTGGCGGGCCTGCCCGAGGACGCGCCGCTCACCGCTGTCTTCCACTCCGCCGGTGTCGCCCACGGCGACGCCCCGGTCGCCGACCTGACCATCGACCAGCTCGACGCGCTGATGCGCGCCAAGCTGACCGCCGCCGGGCACCTGCACGAGCTGACCGCCGGCCTCGACCTGGACGCGTTCGTCATGTTCTCGTCCGGCGCCGCGGTCTGGGGCAGCGGCGGCCAGCCCGGTTACGCCGCGGCCAACGCCTACCTAGACGCCCTCGCCGAGCACCGCAGGTCCCTCGGCCTGACCGCCGCGTCGGTGGCCTGGGGCACCTGGGGCGAGGTCGGCATGGCGACCGACCCCGAGGTCCACGACCGGCTCGTCCGCCAGGGCGTCCTGGCCATGGAGCCGGAACACGCGCTGGGCGCGCTCGACCAGATGCTCGAGAACGACGACACCGCGGCCGCCGTCACCCTGATGGACTGGGAGCTGTTCGCGCCCGCCTTCACCGCGAACCGCCCCAGCGCCCTGCTGAGCACCGTCCCGGAAGCCGTGTCTGCCCTCACCGACGAGGGCCCGGCCGCCGCCGACGGCTCCGGCGCGGCCGTGCCGCCGCTGCGTGCCCGCCTGGACGGGCTGCCCACCGCCGAACGCGGCCGGGCCCTCGTCGAAGCCGTCCGCGCCGAGGCGTCCGCGACCCTCGGCCACGACAGCCCCGACGCGGTGCCCGCCTCGCGAGCCTTCCGCGACGTCGGCTTCGACTCCGTCACCGCGGTCGAACTGCGCAACCGGCTCCGCTCCGCCCTCGGGCTGCCGCTGCCGGCCGCCCTCGTCTTCGACTACCCGAATCCCACGGCCCTCGCCCAGCACATCGGTTCGCTGCTCTACGGCACCGCACCCGATGACGCGGACACCGGCCGCGCGGACGACCCCGACGCCCGCATCCGTGAGGCCCTCGCCACCGTCCCGATCGGACGGCTGCGCAAGGCGGGCCTCCTCGACATGGTGCTGAAACTCGCCGAGTCCGACGACGTTGAGGACAGCGCCCCCGCCGACGACGACACGGCGGACTCCCTCGACGACATGGACGCCGAAGAGCTGCTGCGGCTGGCCGCCCAGAACTCGGCGAACTGA